ATTTCAAAGTCCCCAACCAAACCGTTTTCACAAGGCTTATATGGACATCAAATTGTTTTTCTCCACTTGATATATGGAGTAATATAATATTACCTAGTAAAAACATAAGTGAAAATAGGTATCCTTTGTTCACCCTTAGGTGTCGTAAGTGAAAATAGGTACCCTGTGGGCCTATGGTCTCTAGACACCTCCATGTAGTATTTTCTAACTAAAAACCATGTGCCTCACTTTATAGTATCCCATTACTCCTTACTCCATCagacattgatgatgatgaaTAGCTTTCTAAAAGACTACCTTAGCACAAAAGATAATTGATTATGTCCAATTCACACATAGCTTTTTCCTTTTATACGCTCAGTCGCTCACAAAACATTATGTTGCTGGTGAGTTACTAACTTACTATATTGGCTGTTGGAtatttggacattctctttggTCTTTAAGAAGTAGCTAATATGTTGAGCTTCCGGTTAGTACTCATAATTTGGTAGAGATGAAAATGATTTCAGATGCTTTATCTTGATTCTTGAGTAATGATATTGATTGGCGGTTCTATTAATGTTCTAGTTGTAGATGatgtttaaaatattttttatcgGTTGAGAAGGATTTAGGAATCTTTAGGATGAAGAAACCATTCTTACCCCGCCTGACCCAGGAGTCTTTTTAGAGGCAATGGGGTAGTGTAACTATCATTGGAAGGGTTTGGGTCTCGGGGTGGTGTTGGTGGAAAATTGGGAAACTAGTGGTGCTTCTTTTCTGTTGTAAACTGGCAATCTGTTTATTGACTAAATGACATACCTTGCACCTGAATATTATTATAAAAAAGTTATGGACCTTCTAACTTCTAATGCTCTTGCAGAGTTTTCAGAGTCCCTACGTGAAATGGGTGGCTGTCTACTGGAGAAAGCAGAACTGTACAAGGATGATGAGAGCAGTATGTAACACATCTTAACTTGCGAAATGCAAATTGTAGCTTGACATATGTGTTTTCTTGCTGCTTTTGTGCGTGCTTATTCTTTTCACTTGTCAACAGTCTAAACATTTTTGTTGTCACATACTCTTGTGAATTGGTGACTTTCTTTTAGGCGTTGAGACTGAGATTTATAACTAGTGTTTATGCATGCGTTGCGTGCATGCCATTTTTTACTAAGTACTGGAAAAATGAGTAATTGCGTAGGTTAATGGACGTTTTTTTTGGTTTGAAATGATACTTTCCAAAGATAGATGAACTTCTttttcatttaaataaaattgacACCTTAGTAAGGGTACATTAGGAATTTCAGGGTGACACCAGATCCTCGAGAGTCAACTTGTATAATAGTGATTAACTTGTTGGCTTGTCGCTCGTTAAGTTGTTTTCAATATTAATTGCTTGTTAAGTTGTTCTCATTATTCATGGTGCTTCAATCATGTCAATTTTAGACAAGATGCCTGCAAAATGGTTGGTTTAGAAGAGATATTAAACAAAACTGTGCATGATACACAGTCATGCGTTTCTAAGTTTCTTTAGAGTCACTTATTTTGAGCTCGTGTTCCCAGCATGCGCTGAGAATATTTGTATAGTTCATTTTTTTTAACCTATGGGCTGTACGCCTGTACGTGTGCTCTTCTGAGCATATTAGAGGGGATATTGGACAAAACTTTGCATGATACACAATCATTAATTTCTTTAGAGTTTCTTGTGttggatattttgcttcaatcTGTGGCATAGTTGTGAACTGGAGGATTCTTCGACGATCATAAAATGGTGATTTGTATTGTGAATTTCGTAGGTAATGCTCTGTTTTTACATCTTTGCAGAAAAGGTTTTCACGATGCTGGGAAAGGTTCAGTTCGAACTTCAGAAACTTGTTGACCACTATGTAAGTAGTAGTTGCAGCTACTTAAATATAGAAATTATTTTGTTCTAAACAAGTTTCTCAAACTTCTGCTTATATATTTGCAGCGCTCCCATATTTTCTTGACGATTACTAAGCCATCAGATTCTCTTCTTGATGAACTTCAAACCGTGCAGGTTTGCCATCATGGCCTTTATACCTTTGTTTAGTATGCAAACAAGCTGAATTTGTGTTTATTCACCTGTTTTGCATTTTTGATGGTTCAAATCTTACACCAAAATGCATTGTGACACAGACTTTTGTTGGAGTCCAATTTATGTAAGCATAAACTCGTGAATATGCATCGAATGAGCAACAGTTCTGTACTGCTTGGGGTCTGTTTCTTATAGCTCTCTGCTAGAATATCTTGGAGTATACATCCGTTTGCAAGAATCTAGTCCTAAAAATGACCGACATCAGCGAAGCGTAATATGTTTAGAAGACAAATGCGAGTTGGAGTTATATGATGCAGGATCACACTAAATTGCATTTTCtctgttgtgtgtgtgtttagTACTTTAGGTGTTGTGGTGATGACCGATGTGGCCGTGTTttctgcaaaacagtacattatGTTATGGAAAGGGTAGGGTTATTTAATTCGATACCTAGTTTTTAAAAACCAGTGCCAATGTTTACAAGTGAACCATGAAGCAAATGCAATTCGCACGTTTCAGATCATGGTTTGTAAGGAGGATTATTGGAATAGGTAACACTCATGATGACTAATTTCCACTGACCTGAACTAGGTTGCCTTATTTTCGGCAATCTCTGTTCTAGAAAAATTCTACTCGCTTCATAATTTATCTTCGTGTTCTTACTGCTTCATCATGGAAGAGGGGAGGCTCCTGTGCCTGTGGACTGCAGAGTATAAAGTGTCAAAAGGTGAGTTTCAAAATCCTTACAGTTCTGTATACGAAGTACAGTTTGGGGTTTCTGGTAAGAGTTGAATGAATACAAACTAGGTAAAAGGATGGTAATCTTAGTTTTATAAAGCGCGCTTTTTTGCGCTTAAAGCTCGGAAGCTCAGAAGCTCACAGCAAAACGCTTCTGCAAGCCGAAGCCTAGCGACATACAAGAAGCGCGCGCTTCCTAGCGCTTCGGTGCTTCTGCGCTTCCTAGCGCTTTTGCGCTTCTTGTAGTCTGGGCACATCAGAcccttcttttttataaaaaataaagccaCGTGACTCTAATCTTCTTTTTATAGTATCACgtgatttcctttttttttgaaaagcgaATATTTGGGAAGTTTTTGAAAACCCTAGTGCAATTTTCTCCCGTAGCCGGATTTCTCTAGCTTTCTCGTCGGATTTCTGCTATCGgattctgaatttttctttcatcgTTTTGATTTCTCTTTTAATCTCATCTTTTTTTCCATATTTTCTCTATATTTTATGAacttttgaaaatttattatttctttccggGTGCGCTTCGCCTACGAAAAGCGTGCGCTTTCGCTTTGCGCTTAAGCTCAGGGCCCTTTTGCGCTTCAGTGTGCTTcacgctttttaaaactaagatgGTAATATGATGCCAAGGCAGTTTGTGGCCTCTTCTAGGCTTTTTTTGACCTGGAAACTGCTTTGGGGGCTTGCACATGTGGATCATTGTTTGTGCTTGGGGTTTGATTTAAGAATATGATTGAGTTCTGTTCGAATATTTGTTTGGCCGAAGAACCTACTTATTGATGTGAACCAATCATTATTGCATTAAATAATAGTTATAACGAGGCTGATAATAAGAATTTAATTGTGATTGCTGATGGTTGTTATCCCTAGCTAAGGTTGTCAGCTGGACTATAGGAGTGCAAAGTGAGAATAGTAAAGGCAGTACTTGATTTTAGATTCATGAAGTAGATGTATAAAACTTAAGATTGTAGCATACTTTGATGTACATGTATCTAGATAAAACAAAGAAATTCATAATAGTTTAAAATTAATGCATGATGCTTGCACGGGTTTTTGTGTCGAGTTTGGGTACATATTCAAGTGATTGACACCGTGACAAGGCTGATTATTTTAGACATAGAGACACCGTCCCAAAAGTAGCCACGGGTGCAGGGCACTACATAAATTAAACATCGTTTTCAGAAGACTGTTTAACATGAGCTCTTATGTACAAATACATATACTGACATTTTAGGCTGACTTGATTTTCATTTCTTGTTGAAATGCTTATTTGAAGCATATTTGATCGCACATATTCTTATTATCTTTCCTTCTATCTTTACATTTTCTTCCACGGTTATGAAATTCAAGACAATTGAAATGTCTGGGTGAGCATTGAAGTGTTGGGTAAGGATTACATACCTTTGTCAGAGTGTCTAGTGTCTGACACGGGTACGGAAGACAAAATGAAGAGTTGAAGTAACATAGTTGGCGAGTGCTTATGTAGTTGGTGCATGGAGATCAGACGTGTTCATAAGAAATCGTAAGAATCATAACAGATTCTTAAAAAAGTTGTTTTATATTGAATTAGATTAGTGTTGTTCTGGGAATCTGGGAGCTCCATTAGGTCGCAAGTTTTACATCACCGTATCCTCTACTTTGGTATTTCATAATCAAGCCCTCTAAACAGCTCATTATCAGATCTCCATTGTCATCTTTTTCTTCCCTACATACTGTCATAATACGTCCTGTTGCGACTTGCGACACTCATAATCCCAAAATGGTTGGTGATAGCATGGGCAGTTAGGGCAGTGGTGGCTGGACCAAGAGTACAGGACATTTGTGGCCCAAGATGATGATAGGTGAGTTAATATCGTTAAGTGAATGTAGTAAGTGGTGATGCTTATCTAGTAATCAACACAGCCAATTGTGTCCCTTCTTATCGTTGATGAAATGTGCTTCATCAGTAAACATTTAGCTTGAGCAGGGTCAGCAGACTTCATTTATTCTAGCATATTGACGTATGATCCACTATGTTCTTATTTCCTGTATGATTTTTCATGTGAATATGAATGGACCTTTATTAACAAATTAGCAAAAAATGGTCAAAGGACTGATCATTCTTTTGTATTTGAAGTGTGAACAttattgaataaaagaaattaactGGATGTATTTTTTCTTCTGCTTACATAGGAGATGAAACAACAGTGTGACGAGAAGAGGTATGAAGACTATGAAACTTGACTATGTAGCGTATTTTACTTTTTTGGTTTTCTTTTACATTTTAcattttttgttaatttgttatatCATCTTCAGAAGTGTATATGAATACATGATAGCCCAACATCGGGAAAAAGGACGGTCAAAAGGTGGAAAAGGAGAATTTTTTTCTCTGGAACAGATGCAACAAGCTCATACTGAATATGAAGAGGAGGCAACACTGTGTGTTTTCCGGTTGAAGTCTCTGAAGCAAGGACAGTCTCGGAGTCTCTTAACACAAGCAGCTCGTCACCATACATCTCAGGTTGGCCTATATGAATTGGACTATCATACTTTATGAAACTGCATTGGTGTTGTTGATTTCATTCTAATTAAGCATTTACTTGCGTGACAGTTGAATTTCTTTAGAAAGGGACTTAAGTCACTTGAGGCCGTTGACCCACTTGTGAAGCTGATTACGGAGAAGCAACATATAGATTACCAACTAAGTGGGCTTGATGAGGGTGGTGATGGGGAGGATGAAGGAGAAAACAGTTATGATTCAAATGATAATGGGGAATTAAGCTTTGATTATCGGCCACATAAGGTGGGAACTGAAGCTGCTGCAACATCAAGGAACTCAATGGAGGTGAGCATCTGCTGAAATGATACCCTTACATCTAACAGCAGGGAACATATTTTTACCAGGTGTACTGTCTACTGTTGAGCTGTGTCCGTGCATTTGTATATTCCTCGTATTCAGTAGTCAGGAATTCCTCGAGTAATATCTTTTCTGTCTTAATATAATTCACATGCTACATGATTAGCTCCTCTAGATCCTTTAGTATTTACTGCTGGATTTTTTACATGCAATGATTGTGTAGATCGAATATGTTCTATTTGTTATCCTTTTGTCAACCTTCTGATGCATGTGTCTGATATTTAGTGCCAACTCTATGTTAGGGTTGGTAGTTCTCATTCTGGTTAAATGAATGGTCTTTGTTTGTGTTTTGACAACTTTGATCAAAATATTTTTGGTGGTTTATGGTATGTTAAAGACATATTGCCTCGTGTCTTGAGTCTCATATGTATGAATACTTTTATTGCCTTTGTTTCTTTCTGGTGGCAGTCTGGAAGAcctgattttctttttattgcGCGGTACTTTTTCAttcaaaaagaagaaaagtttataaataagtATGACTACCTGCCTCGGTTGTTCTTTATTCCGTGATTAATTGGATTAGGTCAAACGACACAATATTTTCTGCTGTTTCATGTGAAAATGCTTAGGCTTCATTTTGCTTAAGTTTATATCAAAAGGGGTTAACTTCCTGGCTTCCTGTTACTAACTACGCAAATCTAGTTGTATCTGTTATCTGGATTGTACTTTCAAAAGTACCAACCTTCTGTCATTTGCCCCTAATGAAGGTCTATGGCTTGCACCATCTtgtatattttttataattgtttGGATCTCATTTCAGTTGGATCAGGAAGACCAATTATTTCCCAAAGCCTCAACTGTGGACAGTGCAGAGGTACCTCTAGATTtatatttttgattttattcACAACATCTGGTGCATAGTTGATGGAACTATTACTTAATTTAGTCTGGAATTTAAGGCTATTCTCTCCGGCTGCAGTTCAGCTTGGAGAAAGTCCATGGAGATTCTCAAATGCTAGAAAGTGAACCTAGGGCAAGCAGCTACAGCCACTCTGCACCTATTATTCCAGAGAAAAAATTTGATCCAGCTGAGAGAGCAAGGCAAATGCGTCCATCCCTCACACAAAAATTTCACGCTTATGTACTGCCTACCCCTTCTGATGCAAAGAGTTCTAATTcttcaagaacaagttcagctCCACGTACTAGGCCGACAACCGTCTCAACACACAACATTTGGCATTCATCTCCGTTGGACACCAAAATGAATAAGAGAGATTCAAAAGAGTATAACCCGTCATTGTCTTTCTTTAAAGCACACCCATTGATGGATGAAAGAGATACCAGCCAAGAAAACCAAGCCTCTACGCTTCTGCCCCCTTCTTTGGCTGATGGACTTTTATTTCAACAGAGTGACTCAGTTGATACATCTGATCATAAGAAACTAAAAAGACAGTCTTTCTCCGGTCCTTTAAGCAGTAATTCCCGATCAGGAAAACCTGTTTTTTCTGCAAGTGGCCCCATTTCTGCTTCAAAGCTTCCCCCCCTGCGAGCCTCTGGCCCCATGCTACCTCAGCCTTCATCTCCAAAAACATCCTCACGTCAATCTCCTCCATCTGTATCACCTCCCAAGATAAGTGAACTGCATGAACTTCCTAGGCCTCCAGGTATTGTATCCAGCAAACCTACAACTTCTGCTGCTTCAAGTGGTCTTTCAGGTCCTTTAGGGTTGAAGAACCCGGAATTTTCAGTAGAAAATAAAAGCACAACTGCTGCCTCCAATACAG
This genomic stretch from Spinacia oleracea cultivar Varoflay chromosome 3, BTI_SOV_V1, whole genome shotgun sequence harbors:
- the LOC110775155 gene encoding uncharacterized protein At2g33490 codes for the protein MKSSLGKLKRFAFHKNDGKERKDFHPPPPKLDHLALASEEMQDMRNCYDSLLSAAAATANSAYEFSESLREMGGCLLEKAELYKDDESKKVFTMLGKVQFELQKLVDHYRSHIFLTITKPSDSLLDELQTVQEMKQQCDEKRSVYEYMIAQHREKGRSKGGKGEFFSLEQMQQAHTEYEEEATLCVFRLKSLKQGQSRSLLTQAARHHTSQLNFFRKGLKSLEAVDPLVKLITEKQHIDYQLSGLDEGGDGEDEGENSYDSNDNGELSFDYRPHKVGTEAAATSRNSMELDQEDQLFPKASTVDSAEFSLEKVHGDSQMLESEPRASSYSHSAPIIPEKKFDPAERARQMRPSLTQKFHAYVLPTPSDAKSSNSSRTSSAPRTRPTTVSTHNIWHSSPLDTKMNKRDSKEYNPSLSFFKAHPLMDERDTSQENQASTLLPPSLADGLLFQQSDSVDTSDHKKLKRQSFSGPLSSNSRSGKPVFSASGPISASKLPPLRASGPMLPQPSSPKTSSRQSPPSVSPPKISELHELPRPPGIVSSKPTTSAASSGLSGPLGLKNPEFSVENKSTTAASNTASPLPTPPLTVPRSFSIPSSHYRTKANVAKLLESPQLHERDIASPPLTPISLANANAVLTSRVGTQPSGT